From Lolium perenne isolate Kyuss_39 chromosome 5, Kyuss_2.0, whole genome shotgun sequence, a single genomic window includes:
- the LOC127300580 gene encoding chlorophyll a-b binding protein 7, chloroplastic isoform X1, with protein sequence MSPLVLRTYSVPYTAGAICRRRRKRPIRSVSVRASWQELAGVLVFSAVPFTAVKALAGSPLGARLRRRLEARKASAAAEADALRAAARQARRSSFWYGGARPRWLGPIPYDYPEHLDGEFPGDYGFDIAGLGRDPVAFANYFNFEILHCRWAMLAALGVVVPELLDIFGIVHFVESVWWKVGYAKLQGDTLDYLGIPGFRIAGGQGIIVIAICQALLMVGPEYARYCGIEALEPLGIYLPGDLNYPGGALFDPLGLSKDPVAFEELKVKEIKNGRLAMVAWIGFYVQAAVTGKGPVQNLIEHLLDPLHNNILSGFL encoded by the exons ATGTCTCCCCTCGTTCTCCGCACCTACTCCGTGCCGTACACCGCCGGTGCCATCTGCCGGCGGAGGCGGAAGCGACCAATCCGTAGCGTGTCGGTGCGTGCCTCGTGGCAGGAGCTGGCGGGGGTGCTGGTGTTCTCCGCCGTCCCCTTCACCGCCGTCAAGGCCCTCGCCGGCAGCCCCCTCGgcgcccgcctccgccgccgcctcgagGCCAGGAAGGCCTCCGCCGCTGCAGAGGCAGAcgccctccgcgccgccgcccgccaagCCCGCCGTTCCAG CTTTTGGTATGGTGGAGCTCGGCCGCGGTGGCTCGGCCCCATCCCGTACGACTACCCGGAGCATCTTGACGGAGAGTTCCCGGGCGATTACGGGTTCGATATCGCAGGTCTGGGCAGGGATCCCGTTGCTTTCGCAAACTACTTTAA CTTTGAGATCTTACATTGTCGATGGGCCATGCTTGCTGCTCTTGGTGTGGTTGTTCCTGAGCTGTTAGATATATTTGGGATAGTGCATTTTGTTGAGTCTGTCTGGTGGAAAGTTGGTTATGCAAAACTTCAG GGTGATACTCTTGATTACCTTGGGATTCCTGGGTTCCGAATTGCTGGTGGTCAAGGCATCATCGTCATTGCTATCTGTCAAGCCCTTTTGATG gttgggCCAGAATATGCCAGATATTGTGGGATCGAGGCGCTAGAACCCTTGGGAATATACCTTCCTGGGGACTTAAATTACCCAGGTGGAGCACTCTTTGATCCCTTGGGGCTGTCCAAAGACCCTGTTGCGTTTGAAGAACTCAAGGTGAAGGAGATCAAGAACGGTCGCCTGGCAATGGTTGCCTGGATTGGATTCTACGTCCAGGCAGCTGTAACCGGCAAGGGCCCTGTGCAGAACCTCATTGAACACTTGTTGGATCCACTCCACAACAACATTTTATCCGGTTTTCTTTGA
- the LOC127300580 gene encoding chlorophyll a-b binding protein 7, chloroplastic isoform X2 — protein MSPLVLRTYSVPYTAGAICRRRRKRPIRSVSVRASWQELAGVLVFSAVPFTAVKALAGSPLGARLRRRLEARKASAAAEADALRAAARQARRSSFWYGGARPRWLGPIPYDYPEHLDGEFPGDYGFDIAGLGRDPVAFANYFNFEILHCRWAMLAALGVVVPELLDIFGIVHFVESVWWKVGYAKLQVGPEYARYCGIEALEPLGIYLPGDLNYPGGALFDPLGLSKDPVAFEELKVKEIKNGRLAMVAWIGFYVQAAVTGKGPVQNLIEHLLDPLHNNILSGFL, from the exons ATGTCTCCCCTCGTTCTCCGCACCTACTCCGTGCCGTACACCGCCGGTGCCATCTGCCGGCGGAGGCGGAAGCGACCAATCCGTAGCGTGTCGGTGCGTGCCTCGTGGCAGGAGCTGGCGGGGGTGCTGGTGTTCTCCGCCGTCCCCTTCACCGCCGTCAAGGCCCTCGCCGGCAGCCCCCTCGgcgcccgcctccgccgccgcctcgagGCCAGGAAGGCCTCCGCCGCTGCAGAGGCAGAcgccctccgcgccgccgcccgccaagCCCGCCGTTCCAG CTTTTGGTATGGTGGAGCTCGGCCGCGGTGGCTCGGCCCCATCCCGTACGACTACCCGGAGCATCTTGACGGAGAGTTCCCGGGCGATTACGGGTTCGATATCGCAGGTCTGGGCAGGGATCCCGTTGCTTTCGCAAACTACTTTAA CTTTGAGATCTTACATTGTCGATGGGCCATGCTTGCTGCTCTTGGTGTGGTTGTTCCTGAGCTGTTAGATATATTTGGGATAGTGCATTTTGTTGAGTCTGTCTGGTGGAAAGTTGGTTATGCAAAACTTCAG gttgggCCAGAATATGCCAGATATTGTGGGATCGAGGCGCTAGAACCCTTGGGAATATACCTTCCTGGGGACTTAAATTACCCAGGTGGAGCACTCTTTGATCCCTTGGGGCTGTCCAAAGACCCTGTTGCGTTTGAAGAACTCAAGGTGAAGGAGATCAAGAACGGTCGCCTGGCAATGGTTGCCTGGATTGGATTCTACGTCCAGGCAGCTGTAACCGGCAAGGGCCCTGTGCAGAACCTCATTGAACACTTGTTGGATCCACTCCACAACAACATTTTATCCGGTTTTCTTTGA